One window of Saimiri boliviensis isolate mSaiBol1 chromosome 4, mSaiBol1.pri, whole genome shotgun sequence genomic DNA carries:
- the C4H6orf141 gene encoding uncharacterized protein C6orf141 homolog: protein MGTRGPQGAANPTDSSPRPFPREGERGTPLAPGAPNPGTAGKSQSLGGGHEDRSAGRALGPRAGEELDRESWVREKVLFLLHPERWLGTQGDPAREAMAGGEDQGQEPSCSSHVFQREQRISGRRVAPPRDPADPPKYVLVRVEDYQVTQEVLQTSWAKGRVTTRTEEHSVTALTFRSSRERQPGGRRGPC, encoded by the coding sequence ATGGGGACCCGGGGGCCTCAGGGAGCTGCGAATCCCACGGACTCCTCCCCCAGGCCTTTCCCGCGCGAGGGGGAGCGCGGGACTCCGCTGGCTCCCGGCGCCCCGAATCCCGGGACGGCAGGGAAGAGCCAAAGCCTGGGCGGCGGGCACGAGGACAGGTCGGCAGGTCGGGCCCTCGGACCTCGGGCCGGAGAGGAATTGGACCGTGAGTCCTGGGTCAGAGAGAAAGTGCTCTTTCTCCTGCACCCAGAGAGGTGGTTAGGGACTCAGGGGGACCCTGCACGGGAAGCGATGGCCGGGGGAGAGGACCAGGGCCAGGAGCCCAGCTGCTCTTCTCATGTCTTTCAACGAGAACAGCGAATTTCTGGCAGGCGTGTAGCCCCGCCGCGGGACCCAGCAGACCCACCCAAATACGTGCTGGTGCGGGTGGAGGATTATCAGGTAACGCAGGAAGTGTTGCAGACCTCGTGGGCCAAGGGTCGCGTGACCACGAGGACTGAGGAGCACTCTGTGACCGCGCTCACTTTTCGCAGCAGTAGAGAGAGACAGCCTGGGGGGCGCCGGGGCCCCTGCTGA